A region of Bryobacteraceae bacterium DNA encodes the following proteins:
- a CDS encoding Ig domain-containing protein has translation MTVTAPEHGLAAGDTVWVSFVGGTSAANGVRKVLSVAGDRISLGNPDGSPVAGNGEYDATAGAGFIGKVQATRLTGHPRLLLDGPEGAITARVKDPDGTGAARAPAAKSGYAPYEALAVRLNARVRNPEQQYASPDVQGGDTVLMAALGWYMDNRRTDYLEAARHWINNADKMLGSETFSACDETLTLCGRGSYTDWGSFWAANFAYAYSIIREQLTAPERAAFTAKMFNGMDGTGCRNMLEDQPGKMTLEAGSTTVSGEGTRFTSLRAGQWIHTGEPLPSGAWLKIARVDSDTAMTVTAIYSRTVAIRGAGYGAVQAWQADSCGLMWFVSHHAYGPLSIMPRALVRLVDAVGPESRELRVDKPGQLPPPPFFLKMDYLSEATGRYATEWVRVNGKEQDRLQVERGVLGTSAAAHTRNRIAVWTPLPVSGGLGTLSSFYFVPMDDPRNNLTFTKTYGYLVVGLALADETPAAVSLAEKAWNYFYDFTYPHAKDMWTGITQGGYYYGVNRWLEWMLPMTLFGQKSFQPGIDISGGNWLKQGLLYPMYMTTPYNPAFSMRYADAGIEEELLPRHLKYIVTGQAVYGGTAEASYANHWYANVAKWLDVRVLQGATGFNNIPWALAYFDPDNACGGDNCRDYRKELPPYHFFTETDYDPEWNPNSAFQAVVSKQNWDEDATMLFALALSRPVDHLAGYPGPGAYRISKKEVLLADNSEGGSGFSNPNRSNYVEIDGGNKLVAEIRPNLLGALGPNPVIDRKTGSDQYVYFRVNSRYAYTAEARVNRAYRHFVHWKENGGRDAIVVYDDVATDVPKPKKTRLHYWADKSTTPAFEARGADLVFTRQQARLSTRVVLPEVGGAGLTAAMNQPRTGETAYTVELDGGAGEESEFLVAHFPSANTADSMPAVRRMRELSDGFQGIEVDSNTPWASIFARGDGRKEVRFRTERAVKAVVAGLQPGVYTLEGNGGTREVRVNGDGTLVVEGGPGTYAVRQTQSTATLRILTGALVAGAAGVAYKVFLGAAEGTPPYRWSLSGGTLPAGMELSAEGELRGTPSRAGTSTFTARVTDASAPPQTADRAFVLRVEARAPAVEIATAELPVGVFDAWYDAHLEARGGTAPFRWSATGLPSGLQLESTSGILYGTPAESGNYALRVRVVDAAGETAEQEIALVVLASAAELRVVTEGVPDGVEGGSYQTVLEAYGGIRPYKWSVTGGALPTGLAMTENGEITGTPEAAGVAEFTVTVVDGGDPVRTASRVLSITVASGGR, from the coding sequence GTGACGGTAACGGCGCCGGAGCATGGGCTGGCGGCCGGGGACACGGTGTGGGTTAGTTTCGTCGGAGGGACGAGTGCGGCGAACGGTGTGCGAAAGGTGCTGAGTGTCGCCGGGGACCGGATATCGCTGGGGAATCCGGACGGGTCGCCGGTGGCGGGAAATGGGGAGTACGATGCGACGGCGGGGGCAGGTTTTATCGGGAAGGTGCAGGCGACGCGGCTGACCGGGCATCCGCGGCTGCTGCTGGACGGGCCGGAGGGAGCGATCACGGCTCGGGTGAAGGATCCGGACGGAACGGGGGCGGCGCGCGCGCCGGCGGCCAAGAGCGGATATGCGCCTTATGAAGCGTTGGCGGTGCGGCTGAACGCGCGGGTTCGGAACCCGGAGCAGCAATACGCGTCGCCGGATGTGCAGGGCGGGGACACGGTGCTGATGGCGGCGCTCGGTTGGTATATGGACAACCGGCGGACGGACTATCTGGAGGCGGCGCGGCATTGGATCAACAACGCGGACAAGATGTTGGGATCGGAGACGTTCAGTGCGTGCGACGAGACGCTGACGCTGTGCGGAAGGGGTTCGTATACCGATTGGGGATCGTTTTGGGCGGCCAACTTCGCCTATGCTTATTCGATCATCCGGGAGCAATTGACCGCGCCGGAGCGCGCAGCGTTCACGGCCAAGATGTTCAACGGGATGGACGGGACCGGGTGCCGGAACATGCTGGAGGATCAGCCCGGGAAGATGACGCTCGAAGCGGGATCGACGACAGTGAGCGGGGAGGGAACGCGGTTCACGTCGTTACGGGCGGGGCAGTGGATTCATACGGGTGAGCCGCTGCCGTCGGGGGCGTGGCTGAAGATCGCGCGGGTCGACTCGGACACGGCCATGACGGTGACGGCGATCTATTCGCGGACGGTGGCGATTCGAGGAGCAGGGTACGGCGCGGTGCAGGCGTGGCAGGCCGATAGCTGCGGCCTGATGTGGTTCGTTTCCCATCACGCCTACGGGCCGCTTTCGATCATGCCGAGGGCGTTGGTGAGATTGGTGGACGCAGTGGGGCCGGAGAGCCGGGAGTTGCGGGTGGATAAGCCGGGGCAACTGCCGCCGCCGCCCTTCTTTCTGAAGATGGATTACCTGAGCGAAGCGACGGGGCGGTACGCGACCGAATGGGTGCGTGTCAACGGCAAGGAGCAGGACCGGCTGCAGGTGGAGCGCGGGGTGCTGGGAACAAGCGCGGCGGCGCACACCAGGAACCGGATCGCCGTGTGGACGCCGCTGCCTGTGAGCGGGGGGCTGGGGACGTTGAGCAGCTTTTACTTCGTGCCCATGGACGACCCGCGCAACAATCTGACGTTCACTAAGACGTATGGATACCTGGTAGTGGGTCTGGCCTTGGCCGATGAGACGCCAGCGGCTGTGTCGCTGGCCGAGAAGGCATGGAACTACTTCTACGATTTCACGTATCCGCACGCCAAGGATATGTGGACCGGGATCACGCAGGGTGGTTATTATTACGGGGTGAACCGGTGGCTGGAATGGATGCTGCCGATGACTTTGTTCGGGCAGAAGAGCTTTCAGCCGGGAATCGACATCAGCGGCGGGAACTGGCTGAAGCAGGGGCTGCTGTATCCGATGTACATGACGACGCCGTATAACCCCGCTTTCAGCATGCGTTACGCGGACGCGGGCATCGAGGAGGAGCTGCTGCCCCGGCATCTGAAATACATCGTGACCGGGCAGGCGGTGTACGGAGGGACGGCTGAGGCGTCCTATGCCAACCATTGGTATGCCAACGTCGCGAAGTGGCTCGACGTGCGTGTGTTGCAGGGGGCGACCGGGTTCAATAACATTCCCTGGGCGCTGGCTTACTTCGATCCGGACAATGCGTGCGGCGGCGACAACTGCCGGGATTACCGGAAGGAGTTGCCACCGTATCATTTTTTCACCGAAACCGACTATGACCCGGAATGGAATCCGAACAGCGCGTTCCAGGCGGTGGTGAGCAAGCAGAACTGGGACGAAGACGCAACGATGCTGTTTGCGCTGGCGTTGAGCCGGCCGGTGGATCATCTGGCTGGATATCCGGGGCCGGGCGCCTACCGGATCAGCAAGAAAGAAGTGCTGCTCGCGGATAATTCCGAGGGCGGCAGCGGATTCTCGAATCCGAACCGGAGCAACTACGTCGAGATCGACGGTGGAAACAAACTGGTGGCGGAGATCCGGCCGAACCTGTTAGGGGCGCTCGGTCCGAATCCGGTGATTGACCGGAAGACGGGTTCGGACCAGTACGTTTATTTTCGGGTGAACTCGCGCTACGCCTACACGGCGGAAGCGCGGGTGAACCGGGCCTACCGGCACTTCGTGCACTGGAAGGAAAACGGAGGCCGGGACGCGATCGTGGTGTACGACGACGTGGCCACCGACGTTCCAAAGCCGAAGAAGACGCGGCTGCACTACTGGGCCGATAAGAGCACGACGCCGGCGTTCGAGGCGCGGGGGGCGGACCTGGTGTTTACGCGGCAGCAGGCGCGGCTGTCGACGCGGGTGGTGCTGCCGGAAGTGGGCGGCGCCGGGTTGACGGCGGCAATGAACCAGCCGCGGACGGGCGAGACGGCGTACACGGTGGAGCTCGACGGCGGCGCCGGGGAAGAGAGCGAGTTTCTGGTGGCGCACTTCCCTTCGGCGAATACGGCGGATTCGATGCCGGCGGTGCGGCGGATGCGGGAGTTGAGCGACGGGTTCCAGGGCATCGAGGTAGATAGCAACACGCCGTGGGCATCGATTTTCGCCAGGGGAGACGGACGGAAAGAGGTCCGCTTCCGGACCGAGCGGGCGGTAAAGGCGGTAGTGGCCGGGTTGCAGCCGGGAGTCTACACGCTCGAGGGGAACGGGGGAACGCGCGAAGTGCGGGTTAACGGCGATGGGACGCTCGTTGTGGAAGGCGGTCCGGGAACCTATGCGGTGCGGCAGACGCAGTCGACGGCGACGCTGCGGATTCTGACCGGGGCGCTGGTGGCGGGGGCGGCGGGAGTGGCGTACAAGGTGTTTCTCGGGGCGGCGGAAGGAACGCCTCCCTACCGGTGGTCGTTGAGCGGAGGGACGTTGCCGGCGGGAATGGAGTTGAGCGCGGAGGGGGAGCTGCGCGGGACGCCGAGCCGCGCGGGGACATCGACGTTCACGGCGCGGGTGACGGATGCGTCGGCGCCGCCGCAGACGGCGGACCGAGCGTTCGTATTGCGGGTGGAGGCGCGGGCGCCGGCGGTGGAGATTGCGACGGCGGAATTGCCGGTGGGTGTGTTCGACGCCTGGTATGACGCGCATCTGGAGGCTCGCGGGGGCACTGCGCCGTTCCGGTGGTCGGCGACGGGGTTGCCGTCGGGGCTGCAGTTGGAGAGCACGAGCGGCATTTTGTACGGGACTCCGGCCGAGTCGGGGAACTACGCGCTGCGGGTGCGGGTGGTGGATGCGGCAGGAGAAACGGCGGAGCAGGAAATCGCGCTGGTGGTGCTGGCGTCGGCGGCGGAGCTGCGGGTGGTGACCGAGGGCGTGCCGGACGGCGTGGAGGGTGGATCGTATCAGACGGTGCTCGAGGCGTACGGAGGGATCCGGCCGTACAAATGGTCGGTGACCGGGGGGGCGCTACCCACGGGTCTTGCAATGACGGAAAATGGAGAGATCACCGGAACGCCGGAAGCGGCCGGGGTAGCCGAGTTCACAGTAACGGTCGTTGACGGTGGAGATCCTGTAAGAACAGCGTCGCGGGTGTTGTCGATCACGGTGGCTTCCGGCGGCCGTTGA